The genomic stretch AGATGAAAAAGCAAAACCTTTTGTACCATTTTCTATTGCAGCAAAACTATCTTCTAAAGCTTTTCTTGTTGGATTTTCTCCTCTTGAATAATGAAATTCTTGATCTGGGTTTGTTTGTGCGTATGTTGATGTTTGAAAAATTGGCGGCATAATTGCGCCTGTTGATTTTTCTGGTTTTTGGCCTCCGTGAATAGTTTTTGTATTAAATTTCATTGTTTGATAGCTTTTAACTTCTAATTGCTAATAACCAGCAAATAGTTTAGCCCAGATTGAACGGTTTGTTTGAGCTCTTTTTAGCTGTAAATTTTAAAAAAATTTACAGCTAAAAAAGCGAGTAGTGAAAGCTGGAAATAGCTTCTAAAAAATTATAAAAATTTCTTTATAGATCTTATAATTCCGTAGTGAATTCCTTCGTGAAAATTGTTAAAAGCAATTGCATTTTCTATAGAGCTTAATACAAAACCTGTGCTTGTTGGGTATTCTGTAAATTCTTTAAAAATACCAGCTTCGAAATCTTCTTCTAAAGTATCTGGCAAACCTATTAAAAGTTCTTTTACTTCTTCGAATTCTTCTTCTGTAAATTGTTTTGTTGGTACAGTTCCTTTTTTAAAATCTGTAAT from Polaribacter marinaquae encodes the following:
- a CDS encoding DinB family protein; its protein translation is MKTQFDVLRKSRDLVIKELEGLTLEQIHVIPAGFKNNIAWNVAHLVVTQQLLHYKMSGLNCLCPDDLITDFKKGTVPTKQFTEEEFEEVKELLIGLPDTLEEDFEAGIFKEFTEYPTSTGFVLSSIENAIAFNNFHEGIHYGIIRSIKKFL